A genomic segment from Glycine max cultivar Williams 82 chromosome 1, Glycine_max_v4.0, whole genome shotgun sequence encodes:
- the PHR2 gene encoding myb family transcription factor PHL8 isoform X1, whose product MDPQSMHFVLSTDSKPRLKWTPELHRRFIEATNQLGGADSESNSKESYEGDGNSGTYFVPPEEPFTGIHSPFKYRLGKSQELETCSDNKQEDYIETKSSSDGHCSREISIGAQNQLTENMQIAQALQMQMEVQRKLHEQIEVQKHLQLRIEAQGKYLQSVLKKAQEALAGYNSSPVGIELTKAELSQLVTIINNACPSSPISELTETRGLSLSCGERKRDRGTMCSLESSLTSSESSGRKEEKQPMEEIVEFKSSINVSLQLPLMEILTEDKASNGGSSNEASGRKRSATAAESDDGSCVVEQPCGKRCGNKLRKAKLSEMLDLNSQCQSDMDSTSSKTLDLNCSLNFWEP is encoded by the exons ATGGATCCACAAAGCATGCATTTTGTGCTGTCCACTGATTCCAAACCAAGGCTGAAATGGACTCCTGAGCTTCACCGACGGTTCATTGAGGCTACCAATCAGCTTGGAGGTGCAGATAGTGA AAGCAACTCCAAAGAGTCTTATGAGGGTGATGGGAATTCCGGGACTTACTTTGTACCACCTGAAGAGCCATTTACAGGCATTCATTCCCCTTTT AAATATAGACTTGGGAAAAGCCAAGAACTAGAAACCTGCTCTGACAACAAACAAGAAG ATTACATAGAAACCAAGAGCAGCAGTGATGGCCATTGCAGCAGGGAAATCAGTATTGGGGCCCAGAATCAACTTACGGA AAACATGCAGATAGCTCAGGCACTCCAAATGCAAATGGAAGTGCAAAGGAAACTTCATGAACAAATTGAG GTGCAAAAACATTTGCAGCTCAGAATTGAAGCTCAAGGGAAGTATTTACAATCAGTGCTAAAGAAGGCACAAGAAGCACTTGCTGGATACAATTCTTCCCCAGTGGGGATAGAACTTACAAAAGCTGAACTTTCTCAGCTAGTTACCATCATCAACAATGCTTGTCCAAGTTCTCCCATCTCAGAACTGACAGAAACAAGAGGGTTGAGTTTAAGCTGTGGGGAGAGGAAAAGAGACAGAGGCACTATGTGTTCACTGGAAAGTTCCTTGACATCTTCTGAAAGCTCggggagaaaggaagagaaacAGCCAATGGAAGAGATTGTGGAGTTCAAAAGTTCCATTAATGTTTCACTTCAATTGCCATTGATGGAAATTCTCACTGAGGATAAAGCATCCAATGGAGGCTCAAGCAATGAGGCTAGTGGGAGAAAGAGAAGTGCAACAGCAGCAGAATCTGATGATGGTAGCTGTGTTGTTGAGCAACCATGTGGGAAAAGATGTGGCAACAAGTTGAGGAAAGCCAAGTTGTCAGAAATGCTTGACTTGAACAGCCAGTGTCAGAGTGACATGGACTCAACAAGCTCAAAAACATTAGACCTAAATTGCAGTTTAAACTTTTGGGAACCATGA
- the PHR2 gene encoding myb family transcription factor PHL8 isoform X2, which produces MDPQSMHFVLSTDSKPRLKWTPELHRRFIEATNQLGGADKATPKSLMRVMGIPGLTLYHLKSHLQKYRLGKSQELETCSDNKQEDYIETKSSSDGHCSREISIGAQNQLTENMQIAQALQMQMEVQRKLHEQIEVQKHLQLRIEAQGKYLQSVLKKAQEALAGYNSSPVGIELTKAELSQLVTIINNACPSSPISELTETRGLSLSCGERKRDRGTMCSLESSLTSSESSGRKEEKQPMEEIVEFKSSINVSLQLPLMEILTEDKASNGGSSNEASGRKRSATAAESDDGSCVVEQPCGKRCGNKLRKAKLSEMLDLNSQCQSDMDSTSSKTLDLNCSLNFWEP; this is translated from the exons ATGGATCCACAAAGCATGCATTTTGTGCTGTCCACTGATTCCAAACCAAGGCTGAAATGGACTCCTGAGCTTCACCGACGGTTCATTGAGGCTACCAATCAGCTTGGAGGTGCAGATA AAGCAACTCCAAAGAGTCTTATGAGGGTGATGGGAATTCCGGGACTTACTTTGTACCACCTGAAGAGCCATTTACAG AAATATAGACTTGGGAAAAGCCAAGAACTAGAAACCTGCTCTGACAACAAACAAGAAG ATTACATAGAAACCAAGAGCAGCAGTGATGGCCATTGCAGCAGGGAAATCAGTATTGGGGCCCAGAATCAACTTACGGA AAACATGCAGATAGCTCAGGCACTCCAAATGCAAATGGAAGTGCAAAGGAAACTTCATGAACAAATTGAG GTGCAAAAACATTTGCAGCTCAGAATTGAAGCTCAAGGGAAGTATTTACAATCAGTGCTAAAGAAGGCACAAGAAGCACTTGCTGGATACAATTCTTCCCCAGTGGGGATAGAACTTACAAAAGCTGAACTTTCTCAGCTAGTTACCATCATCAACAATGCTTGTCCAAGTTCTCCCATCTCAGAACTGACAGAAACAAGAGGGTTGAGTTTAAGCTGTGGGGAGAGGAAAAGAGACAGAGGCACTATGTGTTCACTGGAAAGTTCCTTGACATCTTCTGAAAGCTCggggagaaaggaagagaaacAGCCAATGGAAGAGATTGTGGAGTTCAAAAGTTCCATTAATGTTTCACTTCAATTGCCATTGATGGAAATTCTCACTGAGGATAAAGCATCCAATGGAGGCTCAAGCAATGAGGCTAGTGGGAGAAAGAGAAGTGCAACAGCAGCAGAATCTGATGATGGTAGCTGTGTTGTTGAGCAACCATGTGGGAAAAGATGTGGCAACAAGTTGAGGAAAGCCAAGTTGTCAGAAATGCTTGACTTGAACAGCCAGTGTCAGAGTGACATGGACTCAACAAGCTCAAAAACATTAGACCTAAATTGCAGTTTAAACTTTTGGGAACCATGA
- the PHR2 gene encoding myb family transcription factor PHL8 isoform X3, which yields MDPQSMHFVLSTDSKPRLKWTPELHRRFIEATNQLGGADTTPKSLMRVMGIPGLTLYHLKSHLQKYRLGKSQELETCSDNKQEDYIETKSSSDGHCSREISIGAQNQLTENMQIAQALQMQMEVQRKLHEQIEVQKHLQLRIEAQGKYLQSVLKKAQEALAGYNSSPVGIELTKAELSQLVTIINNACPSSPISELTETRGLSLSCGERKRDRGTMCSLESSLTSSESSGRKEEKQPMEEIVEFKSSINVSLQLPLMEILTEDKASNGGSSNEASGRKRSATAAESDDGSCVVEQPCGKRCGNKLRKAKLSEMLDLNSQCQSDMDSTSSKTLDLNCSLNFWEP from the exons ATGGATCCACAAAGCATGCATTTTGTGCTGTCCACTGATTCCAAACCAAGGCTGAAATGGACTCCTGAGCTTCACCGACGGTTCATTGAGGCTACCAATCAGCTTGGAGGTGCAGATA CAACTCCAAAGAGTCTTATGAGGGTGATGGGAATTCCGGGACTTACTTTGTACCACCTGAAGAGCCATTTACAG AAATATAGACTTGGGAAAAGCCAAGAACTAGAAACCTGCTCTGACAACAAACAAGAAG ATTACATAGAAACCAAGAGCAGCAGTGATGGCCATTGCAGCAGGGAAATCAGTATTGGGGCCCAGAATCAACTTACGGA AAACATGCAGATAGCTCAGGCACTCCAAATGCAAATGGAAGTGCAAAGGAAACTTCATGAACAAATTGAG GTGCAAAAACATTTGCAGCTCAGAATTGAAGCTCAAGGGAAGTATTTACAATCAGTGCTAAAGAAGGCACAAGAAGCACTTGCTGGATACAATTCTTCCCCAGTGGGGATAGAACTTACAAAAGCTGAACTTTCTCAGCTAGTTACCATCATCAACAATGCTTGTCCAAGTTCTCCCATCTCAGAACTGACAGAAACAAGAGGGTTGAGTTTAAGCTGTGGGGAGAGGAAAAGAGACAGAGGCACTATGTGTTCACTGGAAAGTTCCTTGACATCTTCTGAAAGCTCggggagaaaggaagagaaacAGCCAATGGAAGAGATTGTGGAGTTCAAAAGTTCCATTAATGTTTCACTTCAATTGCCATTGATGGAAATTCTCACTGAGGATAAAGCATCCAATGGAGGCTCAAGCAATGAGGCTAGTGGGAGAAAGAGAAGTGCAACAGCAGCAGAATCTGATGATGGTAGCTGTGTTGTTGAGCAACCATGTGGGAAAAGATGTGGCAACAAGTTGAGGAAAGCCAAGTTGTCAGAAATGCTTGACTTGAACAGCCAGTGTCAGAGTGACATGGACTCAACAAGCTCAAAAACATTAGACCTAAATTGCAGTTTAAACTTTTGGGAACCATGA
- the PHR2 gene encoding myb family transcription factor PHL8 isoform X4, protein MRVMGIPGLTLYHLKSHLQKYRLGKSQELETCSDNKQEDYIETKSSSDGHCSREISIGAQNQLTENMQIAQALQMQMEVQRKLHEQIEVQKHLQLRIEAQGKYLQSVLKKAQEALAGYNSSPVGIELTKAELSQLVTIINNACPSSPISELTETRGLSLSCGERKRDRGTMCSLESSLTSSESSGRKEEKQPMEEIVEFKSSINVSLQLPLMEILTEDKASNGGSSNEASGRKRSATAAESDDGSCVVEQPCGKRCGNKLRKAKLSEMLDLNSQCQSDMDSTSSKTLDLNCSLNFWEP, encoded by the exons ATGAGGGTGATGGGAATTCCGGGACTTACTTTGTACCACCTGAAGAGCCATTTACAG AAATATAGACTTGGGAAAAGCCAAGAACTAGAAACCTGCTCTGACAACAAACAAGAAG ATTACATAGAAACCAAGAGCAGCAGTGATGGCCATTGCAGCAGGGAAATCAGTATTGGGGCCCAGAATCAACTTACGGA AAACATGCAGATAGCTCAGGCACTCCAAATGCAAATGGAAGTGCAAAGGAAACTTCATGAACAAATTGAG GTGCAAAAACATTTGCAGCTCAGAATTGAAGCTCAAGGGAAGTATTTACAATCAGTGCTAAAGAAGGCACAAGAAGCACTTGCTGGATACAATTCTTCCCCAGTGGGGATAGAACTTACAAAAGCTGAACTTTCTCAGCTAGTTACCATCATCAACAATGCTTGTCCAAGTTCTCCCATCTCAGAACTGACAGAAACAAGAGGGTTGAGTTTAAGCTGTGGGGAGAGGAAAAGAGACAGAGGCACTATGTGTTCACTGGAAAGTTCCTTGACATCTTCTGAAAGCTCggggagaaaggaagagaaacAGCCAATGGAAGAGATTGTGGAGTTCAAAAGTTCCATTAATGTTTCACTTCAATTGCCATTGATGGAAATTCTCACTGAGGATAAAGCATCCAATGGAGGCTCAAGCAATGAGGCTAGTGGGAGAAAGAGAAGTGCAACAGCAGCAGAATCTGATGATGGTAGCTGTGTTGTTGAGCAACCATGTGGGAAAAGATGTGGCAACAAGTTGAGGAAAGCCAAGTTGTCAGAAATGCTTGACTTGAACAGCCAGTGTCAGAGTGACATGGACTCAACAAGCTCAAAAACATTAGACCTAAATTGCAGTTTAAACTTTTGGGAACCATGA